The DNA segment CCTCGGAGGTCGATTCCAACGAAGTGCTGGCGATATCGCAGCGCTGGATCACCTCGCAGAATTTTCTGACGCAGAGAATGAACGGCCTGAGCCGGGTCGGCGAGTCTTCATTGACGATCGAGCCGCTGGAAGATTTTTAGGATTCTTGGAGACGGTATGACAAATCTACTGCACCAGGCGGCTACGACCATCGATTCCACCGGATTTATCATGGCCGGGAAGAATTTTATCGAAGCCCGTTTCGGCGTTCCCGGCCTGATCGCGGCCGCGATTCTACTCTTGAGCATCCTTGCCATCCTGACCATGAAAATAGTCAAGATATCGTTCGATGTCCTGCGCTTTGTCGTGGTCCCGTCGGTGGCTATAACTTTTGTTGCCACCTATTTTCTGCCCTATTCGTTCTCGTACATTTTGCCGGTAACGGTGGCCTTTTTCTCCATCGTCCTGATAGCGAAAAGTTGACCAAATCTCCGGGAGGGTAACCATGTCGAAGGCATCGGCGTCGAATAATAAACTCAAGAAGACAGACGATGTGCCGTCGCGCCACCCGGTTTTTCCCTTTGTGGACGGCGACCGGAGTATTGCCGGCGAACCGGAGATTCTCGATGCTGATAAAATGTTTATCGAATGTCCGGGGGCGACCGTGTACGAGCCGGGGACCAGAAATGTTGTCGCCGGGGTTCATTTTTTCGATGACAGCGATCCCTCGGCCGGATACGAAATAATCGATCATGCCGTCTTCGCCCCGGAACATCGGCGCCGCCGCATAATCAAGAAAGAACATGCCCATTCGATCCGCCGCTGTCAGGCCTGCCAGGATTTAACGGTCCGGCTGATGCGCCGCGAAGGGCCCGATTTTTTCATTCCCAATCCCCGTTTTCCGCGAAAAAAACGTCTCAAACCGGTCGAAAAAAACTGGTAATTTAAAGCCCTTTTTTATTCCAAAAAAACATTAATAAATCTCTCATAACATATTATACTACATATTGTTATATCTATCTTTTTTGCTTGCAGGAATGCCCATTTTATCGTATTATATATGTATCATGGCCGCCAAAAATTTGATACTTAAACAGCGCCAAACGGCGACCCCTCTGGGCTCCCTTCTGGACCGTATTCTGGCCGGAATGGGTCTGTCCCACAATCTCGGCGGGTGGCGCGCGGTGGTGCAATGGCCCGACATTGTCGGGGAGCGGCTCGCCAAAATATCCCGGGCGATACGGTTCGCGGATGATACGCTTCTGGTTTCGGTGCCGGATGCGGTCTGGCGCCAGCAGTTGGCGATGGAAGTCGACGCGATTCTGGAAAAGATTCACGCCCGCCCGGGCGGAAAGGCGGTCCGTAAGATTCATTTTGTATCATGAGAAACGAGGTTTTCGATAATATGAAAGGCGAGACAGATACGGCGGAAGAAATAAAGAAAAACGGCAACGGCAATTATGATGCCGCCAGCATTACGGTCCTGAAAGGGCTGGAGGCGGTCCGGCGGCGCCCGGCGATGTATATCGGCGATGTCGGCGTGCGCGGTCTGCATCATCTGGTCTACGAAGTGGTCGATAACTCCATCGATGAATCGATGGCCGGCTTCTGCACCATGATCAAAGTCGAAATTGGACAGGATAATTCGATCACGGTCACCGATAACGGCCGCGGAATTCCGGTCGATCTGCATCCGACCCAGAAAAAATCGGCGCTGGAAGTGGTCATGACAATGCTTCACGCCGGCGGCAAGTTCGACCATGCCAGTTACAAGGTCTCCGGCGGTCTGCACGGCGTGGGAGTTTCGGTGGTCAACGCCCTGGCGGAGTGGTGCTGGGTGGAAGTGTACCGCGACGGCGATGTGTACCGTCAGGACTATGTCCGCGGGGTGCCGAAGGAAAATGTCAAGAAGGTCGGCAAGACCAAAGAAAACGGCAACAGAACCTGTTTCATGGCCGACCACGAGATATTCTCCAAGGTCGAATTCAAATTCGATATCCTGGCGTCGCGCCTCCGGGAACTGGCCTTTTTGAATAAAGGGTTGAAGATCACTCTGTACGATCATCGGGTCGATAAGAAACTTGATTTCTTCTACAAAGGCGGACTGGCGGCGTTCGTGGAATATCTCAACGAAAACAAGACGGTTCTCTACGGTAAGCCGATCTATTTCCAGAAGGAAAAAGAGGGGACCGATGTCGAGATCGCCATCCAGTACAACGACAGTTATGTGGAGAATCTCTTTTCTTACGTGAATAATATCAACACGATCGAGGGCGGCTCGCACCTGACCGGATTTCGCACCGCCCTGACCCGCTCCATCAACAACTATATCACCAAGAATAACATTCTCAAGAACGGCGATACCGCTGTCATGGGGGATGATTCCCGCGAGGGATTGACGGCGGTCATTTCGGTAAAGGTTCCCGACCCGCAGTTCGAGGGGCAAACCAAGACCAAATTGGGGAATTCGGAGACGCGCGGAATAGTCGAAACCATCACCAACGAGAATCTGGCCGAGTATTTCGAAGAGAACCCGTCGGTGGCCAAAAAGATTGCCGAGAAAGTGATATCGGCGGCCCGTTCGCGCGAAGCGGCGCGTAAGGCTAAGGAACTTACCCGCCGCAAAACCGCATTAGATAACGCCTCGCTTCCCGGTAAACTGGCCGATTG comes from the Candidatus Zixiibacteriota bacterium genome and includes:
- a CDS encoding membrane hypothetical protein (Evidence 5 : Unknown function), translated to MTNLLHQAATTIDSTGFIMAGKNFIEARFGVPGLIAAAILLLSILAILTMKIVKISFDVLRFVVVPSVAITFVATYFLPYSFSYILPVTVAFFSIVLIAKS
- a CDS encoding hypothetical protein (Evidence 5 : Unknown function); protein product: MPILSYYICIMAAKNLILKQRQTATPLGSLLDRILAGMGLSHNLGGWRAVVQWPDIVGERLAKISRAIRFADDTLLVSVPDAVWRQQLAMEVDAILEKIHARPGGKAVRKIHFVS
- the gyrB gene encoding DNA gyrase subunit B translates to MRNEVFDNMKGETDTAEEIKKNGNGNYDAASITVLKGLEAVRRRPAMYIGDVGVRGLHHLVYEVVDNSIDESMAGFCTMIKVEIGQDNSITVTDNGRGIPVDLHPTQKKSALEVVMTMLHAGGKFDHASYKVSGGLHGVGVSVVNALAEWCWVEVYRDGDVYRQDYVRGVPKENVKKVGKTKENGNRTCFMADHEIFSKVEFKFDILASRLRELAFLNKGLKITLYDHRVDKKLDFFYKGGLAAFVEYLNENKTVLYGKPIYFQKEKEGTDVEIAIQYNDSYVENLFSYVNNINTIEGGSHLTGFRTALTRSINNYITKNNILKNGDTAVMGDDSREGLTAVISVKVPDPQFEGQTKTKLGNSETRGIVETITNENLAEYFEENPSVAKKIAEKVISAARSREAARKAKELTRRKTALDNASLPGKLADCSLTDPESCELYIVEGDSAGGSAKQGRDRRYQAILPLKGKILNVEKARIDRILSNDEIRALITAMGTGISEEFDAAQLRYNKIIIMTDADIDGAHIRTLILTFFFRYMKELIEQGRIYIAQPPLYRVHKGKSEQYAFSDEERDRVVTQFGRDGITVQRYKGLGEMNPEQLWRTTMDPETRTLLQVSLEDAAEADHLFTILMGDAVEPRRNFIQENARYVRNLDI
- a CDS encoding conserved hypothetical protein (Evidence 4 : Unknown function but conserved in other organisms), whose amino-acid sequence is MKVKFTLTMDDVTVEGNQIDTIILDWTSEVDSNEVLAISQRWITSQNFLTQRMNGLSRVGESSLTIEPLEDF
- a CDS encoding hypothetical protein (Evidence 5 : Unknown function), with the translated sequence MSKASASNNKLKKTDDVPSRHPVFPFVDGDRSIAGEPEILDADKMFIECPGATVYEPGTRNVVAGVHFFDDSDPSAGYEIIDHAVFAPEHRRRRIIKKEHAHSIRRCQACQDLTVRLMRREGPDFFIPNPRFPRKKRLKPVEKNW